The Streptomyces seoulensis genome contains a region encoding:
- the pdhA gene encoding pyruvate dehydrogenase (acetyl-transferring) E1 component subunit alpha — MTVESSAARKPRRSAAGKAGTAGTRRSTRSTAKQGTEPELVQLLTPEGKRVKNAEFDGYVAGITPDELRGLYRDMVLTRRFDAEATALQRQGELGLWASLLGQEAAQIGSGRATREDDYVFPTYREHGVAWCRGVDPTNLLGMFRGVNNGGWDPNGNNFHLYTIVIGSQTLHATGYAMGIAKDGADSAVIAYFGDGASSQGDVAESFTFSAVYNAPVVFFCQNNQWAISEPTEKQTRVPLYQRAQGYGFPGVRVDGNDVLACLAVTRWALERARNGEGPTLVEAFTYRMGAHTTSDDPTRYRHDDERVAWEAKDPILRLRAYLEASDLADEGFFAELEAESETLGRRVREAVRAMPDPDRFAIFENVYADGHALVDEERAQFAAYQASFADAEGGN, encoded by the coding sequence GTGACCGTGGAGAGCAGTGCCGCGCGCAAGCCGCGACGCAGCGCCGCAGGCAAGGCCGGTACCGCCGGCACCAGGCGCAGCACCCGCAGCACCGCGAAGCAGGGCACCGAGCCGGAGCTGGTGCAGCTCCTGACGCCCGAGGGCAAGCGGGTCAAGAACGCCGAGTTCGACGGTTACGTCGCCGGCATCACCCCCGATGAGCTGCGCGGCCTGTACCGCGACATGGTGCTCACCCGCCGCTTCGACGCCGAGGCCACCGCCCTGCAGCGCCAGGGCGAGCTGGGCCTGTGGGCGTCGCTGCTCGGCCAGGAGGCCGCCCAGATCGGCTCCGGCCGCGCCACCCGCGAGGACGACTACGTCTTCCCGACCTACCGCGAGCACGGCGTCGCCTGGTGCCGCGGGGTCGACCCGACCAACCTGCTGGGCATGTTCCGGGGTGTGAACAACGGCGGCTGGGACCCGAACGGCAACAACTTCCACCTGTACACGATCGTCATCGGCTCGCAGACGCTGCACGCCACCGGCTACGCGATGGGCATCGCCAAGGACGGCGCGGACTCGGCCGTGATCGCGTACTTCGGCGACGGCGCGTCCAGCCAGGGCGACGTGGCGGAGTCCTTCACCTTCTCCGCGGTCTACAACGCCCCGGTCGTGTTCTTCTGCCAGAACAACCAGTGGGCGATCTCCGAGCCCACCGAGAAGCAGACCCGCGTGCCGCTCTACCAGCGCGCCCAGGGCTATGGCTTCCCCGGTGTCCGCGTGGACGGCAACGACGTCCTGGCCTGCCTCGCCGTGACCCGCTGGGCGCTGGAGCGCGCCCGCAACGGCGAGGGCCCGACGCTGGTCGAGGCGTTCACCTACCGGATGGGCGCCCACACCACCTCCGACGACCCCACCCGCTACCGGCACGACGACGAGCGCGTCGCCTGGGAGGCGAAGGACCCGATCCTGCGCCTGCGCGCCTACCTGGAGGCGTCGGACCTCGCGGACGAGGGATTCTTCGCGGAACTGGAAGCCGAGTCCGAGACGTTGGGCAGGCGGGTACGCGAAGCGGTCCGCGCCATGCCGGACCCGGACCGGTTCGCCATCTTCGAGAACGTGTACGCGGACGGGCACGCGCTCGTCGACGAGGAGCGCGCCCAGTTCGCCGCCTACCAGGCGTCGTTCGCGGACGCGGAAGGGGGCAACTGA
- a CDS encoding dihydrolipoamide acetyltransferase family protein → MTTMTEASVREFKMPDVGEGLTEAEILKWYVQVGDTVTDGQVVCEVETAKAAVELPIPYDGVVRELRFAEGTTVDVGTSIIAVDVSGGAAPEPAPAAAPAEPAPAEPALAEPAPAEPEEAEPQGRTPVLVGYGVAASSTKRRPRKGPEVPVAAAQAVQAELNGHGTAAVKERPLAKPPVRKLAKDLGVDLTLVTPSGPDGIITREDVHAAVAVPEPVTETPAPAAAPAPALAPAVAVYDSARETRVPVKGVRKATAQAMIGSAFTAPHVTEFVTVDVTRTMKLVEELKQDKEFQGLRVNPLLLIAKALLVAIKRNPEVNASWDEAAQEIVLKHYVNLGIAAATPRGLIVPNIKDAQDKTLPQLSAALGELVTTAREGKTSPAAMQSGTVTITNVGVFGVDTGTPILNPGESAILAVGAIKLQPWVHKGKVKPRQVTTLALSFDHRLVDGELGSKVLADVAAILEQPKRLITWA, encoded by the coding sequence GTGACGACGATGACGGAAGCTTCCGTGCGCGAGTTCAAGATGCCGGACGTGGGCGAGGGGCTCACCGAGGCCGAGATCCTCAAGTGGTACGTGCAGGTCGGGGACACGGTCACCGACGGCCAGGTGGTGTGCGAGGTCGAGACCGCCAAGGCGGCCGTCGAACTCCCCATCCCCTACGACGGCGTGGTGCGCGAGCTGCGCTTCGCCGAGGGCACGACGGTCGACGTGGGTACGTCGATCATCGCGGTGGACGTGTCGGGCGGTGCGGCTCCCGAGCCCGCCCCGGCGGCCGCCCCCGCCGAGCCCGCCCCCGCCGAGCCCGCCCTCGCCGAGCCCGCTCCGGCCGAGCCGGAGGAGGCCGAGCCGCAGGGCCGTACGCCGGTGCTGGTGGGGTACGGCGTGGCCGCCTCCTCCACCAAGCGGCGCCCCCGCAAGGGGCCCGAGGTGCCCGTGGCCGCCGCGCAGGCGGTGCAGGCCGAGCTGAACGGCCACGGGACCGCCGCCGTGAAGGAGCGCCCGCTGGCCAAGCCGCCGGTGCGCAAGCTGGCCAAGGACCTCGGGGTCGACCTGACCCTGGTCACGCCGTCCGGCCCGGACGGCATCATCACCCGCGAGGACGTGCACGCGGCGGTGGCCGTCCCGGAGCCCGTGACCGAGACCCCGGCGCCCGCTGCCGCTCCCGCTCCCGCTCTCGCGCCCGCCGTGGCGGTGTACGACTCCGCCCGTGAGACCCGTGTCCCGGTCAAGGGTGTCCGCAAGGCGACCGCGCAGGCGATGATCGGCTCGGCGTTCACGGCGCCGCACGTCACGGAGTTCGTGACGGTGGACGTGACGCGGACGATGAAGCTGGTCGAGGAGCTGAAGCAGGACAAGGAGTTCCAGGGGCTGCGGGTGAACCCGCTGCTGCTGATCGCCAAGGCCCTGCTGGTCGCGATCAAGCGCAACCCCGAGGTCAACGCGTCCTGGGACGAGGCCGCCCAGGAGATCGTGCTCAAGCACTACGTCAACCTGGGCATCGCGGCCGCGACCCCGCGCGGTCTGATCGTGCCGAACATCAAGGACGCGCAGGACAAGACGCTCCCGCAGTTGTCCGCGGCGCTGGGCGAGCTGGTGACCACGGCCCGCGAGGGCAAGACGTCCCCGGCGGCGATGCAGAGCGGCACGGTGACCATCACCAACGTCGGCGTCTTCGGCGTCGACACCGGCACCCCGATCCTCAACCCCGGCGAGTCCGCGATCCTCGCCGTCGGCGCGATCAAGCTCCAGCCGTGGGTCCACAAGGGCAAGGTCAAGCCCCGTCAGGTGACCACCCTGGCGCTCAGCTTCGACCACCGCCTGGTCGACGGTGAACTGGGCTCCAAGGTCCTGGCCGACGTGGCCGCGATCCTGGAACAGCCGAAGCGTCTGATCACCTGGGCGTAG
- a CDS encoding protein kinase domain-containing protein, with amino-acid sequence MAQTHGGQGPSDPEVAGGGMAESPENWGNGGLVGDGRYRLTHRLGRGGMAEVFAAEDVRLGRTVAVKLLRADLAEDPTSKARFTREAQSVAGLNHHSIVAVYDSGEDQANGQAVPYIVMELVEGRTIRELLVDADAPGPEQALLIVSGVLDALAYSHQHGIVHRDIKPANVIITDNGAVKVMDFGIARALHGASTTMTQTGMVMGTPQYLSPEQALGKAVDHRSDLYATGCLLYELLALRPPFTGETPLSVVYQHVQDMPVPPSQVTGGCPPELDGLVMRSLAKEPDDRFQTAEEMRGLIQYGLQMLYDQGAHSGTWNTGPVDASAGSPTPPGGFAGTTVMPQSGGYNGGTTQIPQPILPGGYGGGDNGGFEGHGNQGSGRGKLWVLAALAVVAVVAGVALALNNTGGGDDPSTKPSPSHSQPAKDDKASETPSDDTTDEPTDNPATQGGSGWSNGSSWTPSYTPSDPGTAEPTDEPTDQQTTPQQPSKPQSSPPATGNAAGGGGTDAGTTAGTGNAGGTDQGTTAGAGGADAGAAAGADAGGANGT; translated from the coding sequence ATGGCACAGACGCACGGCGGCCAGGGCCCGTCCGACCCCGAGGTGGCCGGTGGTGGCATGGCGGAGTCGCCGGAGAACTGGGGCAACGGCGGGCTCGTCGGCGACGGCCGCTACCGGCTGACGCACCGGCTCGGCCGGGGCGGCATGGCCGAGGTGTTCGCGGCCGAGGACGTCCGTCTGGGCCGTACGGTCGCGGTCAAGCTGCTCCGCGCCGACCTCGCCGAGGACCCCACCTCCAAGGCCCGCTTCACGCGCGAGGCCCAGTCGGTGGCCGGACTCAACCACCACTCGATCGTCGCCGTGTACGACTCCGGCGAGGACCAGGCGAACGGCCAGGCCGTCCCGTACATCGTGATGGAGCTGGTCGAGGGCCGCACCATCCGCGAGCTGCTGGTCGACGCGGACGCGCCGGGCCCCGAGCAGGCCCTGCTCATCGTCTCCGGGGTGCTGGACGCGCTCGCCTACTCGCACCAGCACGGCATCGTGCACCGCGACATCAAGCCCGCCAACGTCATCATCACCGACAACGGCGCGGTGAAGGTGATGGACTTCGGCATCGCCCGCGCCCTGCACGGCGCCTCCACGACGATGACGCAGACCGGCATGGTCATGGGCACCCCGCAGTACCTCTCCCCGGAGCAGGCGCTCGGCAAGGCCGTCGACCACCGCTCCGACCTGTACGCGACCGGCTGCCTGCTCTACGAACTCCTCGCCCTGCGGCCCCCGTTCACCGGTGAGACCCCGCTGTCGGTGGTCTACCAGCACGTCCAGGACATGCCCGTCCCGCCCTCGCAGGTCACCGGCGGCTGCCCGCCCGAGCTGGACGGCCTGGTCATGCGCTCGCTGGCCAAGGAGCCGGACGACCGCTTCCAGACGGCCGAGGAGATGCGCGGCCTGATCCAGTACGGCCTGCAGATGCTGTACGACCAGGGCGCCCACTCCGGCACCTGGAACACCGGCCCGGTGGACGCCTCCGCGGGCTCGCCGACGCCGCCCGGCGGCTTCGCGGGCACCACCGTGATGCCGCAGTCCGGCGGGTACAACGGCGGTACCACGCAGATCCCGCAGCCGATCCTGCCCGGCGGGTACGGCGGCGGCGACAACGGCGGCTTCGAGGGCCACGGCAACCAGGGCAGCGGCAGAGGCAAGCTGTGGGTGCTGGCCGCGCTCGCGGTGGTGGCGGTCGTCGCCGGTGTCGCGCTCGCGCTCAACAACACGGGCGGCGGTGACGACCCGAGCACCAAGCCCTCGCCGAGCCACTCCCAGCCGGCCAAGGACGACAAGGCGTCCGAGACGCCGTCCGACGACACCACGGACGAGCCCACGGACAACCCGGCCACCCAGGGCGGCTCGGGCTGGAGCAACGGTTCGAGCTGGACCCCGTCGTACACCCCGTCCGACCCGGGTACGGCCGAGCCGACGGACGAGCCGACCGACCAGCAGACCACCCCGCAGCAGCCGAGCAAGCCGCAGAGCTCGCCGCCCGCGACGGGCAACGCCGCAGGCGGCGGCGGTACGGATGCGGGCACCACGGCCGGCACGGGCAACGCGGGCGGCACCGACCAGGGCACCACGGCCGGTGCAGGCGGCGCGGACGCCGGTGCGGCGGCCGGCGCGGACGCGGGCGGCGCGAACGGCACTTGA
- a CDS encoding alpha-ketoacid dehydrogenase subunit beta, giving the protein MAEKMALAKAINESLRRALETDPKVLVMGEDVGKLGGVFRVTDGLQKDFGEERVIDTPLAESGIVGTAIGLALRGYRPVVEIQFDGFVFPAYDQIVTQLAKMHARSLGKVKMPVVIRIPYGGGIGAVEHHSESPEALFAHVAGLKVVSPSNSSDAYWMMQQAIQSDDPVIYFEPKRRYWDKGEVDPELIPGPLHKAQVVREGTDLTLAAYGPMVKLCRQVADAAAEEGRSLEVLDLRSVSPLDFDTIQTSVEKTRRLVVVHEAPVFFGSGAEIAARITERCFYHLEAPVLRVGGYHAPYPPARLEDEYLPGLDRVLDAVDRALAY; this is encoded by the coding sequence ATGGCCGAGAAGATGGCTCTGGCCAAGGCGATCAACGAGTCGCTGCGGCGCGCCCTGGAGACGGACCCCAAGGTCCTGGTGATGGGTGAGGACGTCGGCAAGCTCGGCGGTGTCTTCCGGGTGACCGACGGTCTGCAGAAGGACTTCGGCGAGGAGCGGGTCATCGACACCCCGCTCGCCGAGTCCGGCATCGTCGGCACCGCGATCGGCCTGGCCCTGCGCGGCTACCGCCCGGTGGTGGAGATCCAGTTCGACGGCTTCGTCTTCCCGGCCTACGACCAGATCGTCACCCAGCTCGCGAAGATGCACGCCCGCTCGCTGGGCAAGGTCAAGATGCCCGTCGTCATCCGTATCCCGTACGGCGGCGGCATCGGCGCGGTGGAGCACCACTCCGAGTCCCCCGAGGCGCTGTTCGCGCACGTGGCCGGCCTGAAGGTGGTCAGCCCGTCGAACTCCTCGGACGCCTACTGGATGATGCAGCAGGCCATCCAGAGCGACGACCCGGTGATCTACTTCGAGCCCAAGCGCCGCTACTGGGACAAGGGCGAGGTCGACCCCGAGCTGATCCCCGGCCCGCTGCACAAGGCGCAGGTGGTCCGCGAGGGCACCGACCTGACGCTGGCCGCGTACGGCCCGATGGTGAAGCTCTGCCGGCAGGTGGCCGACGCCGCCGCCGAGGAGGGCAGGTCGCTGGAGGTGCTGGACCTGCGCTCGGTGTCCCCGCTGGACTTCGACACCATCCAGACCTCGGTCGAGAAGACCCGCCGTCTGGTGGTCGTCCACGAGGCGCCGGTGTTCTTCGGCTCCGGCGCGGAGATCGCCGCGCGGATCACCGAGCGGTGCTTCTACCACCTGGAGGCCCCGGTGCTCCGGGTCGGCGGCTATCACGCCCCGTACCCGCCGGCGCGCCTGGAGGACGAGTATCTGCCGGGCCTTGACCGGGTGCTCGACGCCGTCGACCGCGCCCTTGCGTACTGA
- a CDS encoding phosphotransferase has protein sequence MQRLRVPPVVPHAPPLGTLLPLYGAGTALACEPVDQGLLNRGYRVRTTRGRYFLKHHFDPDTADPDAIERRHLATRRLAEVGVPVAPPLTHREGRTVAVVGGHAYALHPWVDGGHLHGGQLTRSESARLGALLGAVHACLERVMPPKGRTRPATSPHPVESADPADTFDLIEDLLGHVRRHKPADAFDDLARHRLLERRALLEQHTHRRPPRGGPVGWVHGDFHPFNLLYKGGTPAAIVDWDRLGVQPRAEEAVRAAAIFFVRPAGMLDLPKARAYARAYRRAARAGPSELAAAVHRVWWERLNDFWMLRWHYERGDTRADCQFPAASALAVWWTREYDAVCDAFTS, from the coding sequence GTGCAGCGCCTTCGTGTACCACCCGTCGTGCCCCACGCGCCCCCGCTCGGCACCTTGTTACCCCTCTACGGAGCCGGTACGGCCCTCGCCTGCGAACCGGTGGACCAGGGGCTGCTCAACCGGGGCTACCGGGTGCGCACCACGCGGGGCCGCTACTTCCTGAAGCACCACTTCGACCCCGACACCGCCGACCCCGACGCCATCGAGCGCCGCCATCTCGCCACCCGGCGCCTGGCCGAGGTCGGGGTCCCGGTCGCCCCGCCGCTCACCCACCGCGAGGGCCGTACGGTCGCCGTCGTCGGCGGGCACGCCTACGCCCTGCACCCCTGGGTCGACGGAGGGCATCTGCACGGCGGCCAGCTCACCCGCTCGGAGAGCGCGCGCCTGGGGGCGCTGCTGGGCGCCGTGCACGCCTGCCTGGAGCGCGTGATGCCGCCCAAGGGACGCACCCGCCCGGCCACGAGCCCCCACCCGGTGGAGAGCGCCGACCCGGCCGACACCTTCGACCTCATCGAGGACCTGCTGGGCCACGTCCGCCGCCACAAGCCGGCCGACGCCTTCGACGACCTGGCCCGCCACCGTCTGCTGGAGCGCCGCGCGCTCCTGGAGCAGCACACCCACCGCCGCCCGCCGCGCGGCGGCCCGGTCGGCTGGGTGCACGGCGACTTCCACCCGTTCAACCTGCTCTACAAGGGGGGCACCCCGGCCGCCATCGTCGACTGGGACCGCCTCGGGGTGCAGCCCCGCGCCGAGGAGGCCGTACGCGCCGCCGCGATCTTCTTCGTGCGGCCCGCGGGCATGCTGGACCTGCCCAAGGCGCGGGCGTACGCGCGCGCGTACCGGCGCGCGGCCCGCGCCGGCCCCTCGGAGCTGGCGGCGGCCGTGCACCGGGTGTGGTGGGAGCGCCTGAACGACTTCTGGATGCTGCGCTGGCACTACGAGCGCGGGGACACCCGCGCCGACTGCCAGTTCCCGGCCGCCTCCGCGCTCGCGGTGTGGTGGACAAGGGAGTACGACGCGGTGTGCGACGCCTTCACGAGCTGA